From one Triticum urartu cultivar G1812 chromosome 3, Tu2.1, whole genome shotgun sequence genomic stretch:
- the LOC125546380 gene encoding pectin acetylesterase 5-like produces the protein MAPGTAQAEQLLLHTAQRRRARDCRHAWGLSAAVLLLLLPSAAGLLPPMMFCATPPETVPLTLLSGAQEKGAVCLDGTPPGYHLQRGSGTGANNWLIHLEGGGWCSTVKDCSSRRNSELGSSNFMKPILYAGILSSDQPLNPDFYNWNRVYVRYCDGGSFSGDAEGQAPDGSTLYFRGLRIYEAVIDEVMEKGLANATKVLLTGCSAGALATMLHCDDFSAKFPQEVSVKCLADAGFFLDVKDISGERTFWSVFDGVVQLQNIRNVLPKDCLAKKEPKECFFPAELIKSIHSPMFILNSAYDSFQVRYVLIPDSLAPDNSWLCCKHNIRNCNSTQMEFLNGFRNAMVDALKVVEDKEGWGLFIDSCFTHCQTVSDISWNSPYSESYYNSLATIAEAVGDWQCGCSERVKEIDCEYPCNPTCSRQLPP, from the exons ATGGCACCAGGGACAGCCCAGGCCGAGCAGCTCCTCCTCCACACGGCGCAGCGCCGGCGTGCGCGGGATTGCCGCCATGCATGGGGCCTCTCGGCGGCAgtcctgctcctgctgctgcCTTCCGCCGCCGGCCTTCTCCCTCCTATGATGTTCTGCGCGACGCCGCCGGAGACAGTCCCGCTGACCCTCCTTTCCGGTGCGCAGGAGAAGGGAGCAG TGTGCTTGGACGGGACCCCGCCGGGCTACCACCTGCAGAGAGGCTCCGGCACCGGCGCAAACAACTGGCTCATACATCTAGAG GGAGGAGGCTGGTGCAGCACCGTCAAGGATTGTTCCAGCCGAAGAAATTCCGAGCTCGGTTCATCCAACTTCATGAAACCGATATTGTATGCCGGGATCCTTAGCAGCGATCAGCCACTGAATCCTG ATTTCTACAACTGGAACAGAGTGTATGTGCGCTACTGCGACGGGGGATCATTTTCTGGGGATGCGGAAGGTCAAGCGCCG GATGGAAGTACACTTTACTTCAGAGGATTGCGCATCTATGAGGCAGTTATTGATGAAGTCATGGAAAAGGGACTTGCCAATGCTACAAAG GTTCTTCTTACAGGTTGCTCTGCTGGTGCTCTAGCCACGATGCTACACTGCGATGATTTTAGTGCAAAATTTCCTCAGGAGGTTTCAGTTAAATGCCTTGCCGATGCTGGGTTTTTTCTTGACGT AAAGGATATATCTGGAGAAAGGACCTTTTGGTCTGTCTTCGATGGTGTTGTTCAGCTCCAG AATATTAGAAACGTGTTGCCCAAGGACTGCCTTGCCAAAAAGGAGCCAAAAGAG TGTTTCTTCCCCGCTGAGCTTATAAAGAGTATCCACAGCCCAATGTTTATTCTCAACTCTGCATACGATTCTTTTCAG GTACGATATGTTCTCATACCGGATTCGTTGGCTCCTGATAATTCGTGGTTGTGTTGCAAACATAATATCCGGAACTGCAATTCCACACAAATGGAATTCCTTAACG GATTCAGGAACGCGATGGTGGATGCATTGAAGGTTGTCGAAGATAAAGAGGGATGGGGATTGTTCATTGATTCATGCTTCACTCACTGCCAAACGGTCTCTGACATCTCTtggaattcgccctatagtgagtcgtattacaattcactggcc ACAATTGCTGAGGCTGTAGGAGATTGGCAATGTGGATGTAGCGAAAGAGTGAAAGAGATTGACTGCGAGTACCCATGCAACCCAACATGCAGCAGACAGTTGCCGCCATGA